One region of Mycolicibacterium rhodesiae NBB3 genomic DNA includes:
- a CDS encoding Zn-ribbon domain-containing OB-fold protein gives MTAASSSLDGLHDPEALPPLTDVNRPYFAAAARGVLVFQRCANGHPFLYPRLVCPVCHDGELAWETAAGTGEIVSFAPVYRPPWDSFPRSEPYVVVLVRLDEGPQLLASLEGVAPDDVVIGARVRAVFERVNDNFGLVRFGPAAS, from the coding sequence ATGACCGCAGCTTCGAGTTCCCTCGACGGTCTGCACGATCCTGAGGCGCTGCCGCCGCTGACCGATGTCAACCGGCCCTACTTCGCAGCGGCGGCCCGCGGCGTACTCGTTTTCCAGCGGTGCGCGAACGGCCACCCGTTCCTCTACCCGCGGCTCGTGTGTCCCGTCTGCCATGACGGTGAGTTGGCCTGGGAGACCGCGGCGGGTACTGGTGAGATCGTCAGTTTCGCGCCGGTGTACCGCCCCCCGTGGGACTCGTTCCCGCGCAGCGAGCCGTACGTGGTCGTGCTCGTTCGTCTGGACGAGGGGCCGCAGTTGTTGGCCAGTCTCGAGGGCGTGGCCCCCGATGACGTCGTCATCGGCGCGCGAGTGCGCGCGGTGTTCGAGCGGGTGAACGACAATTTTGGGCTGGTCCGATTCGGGCCGGCGGCGTCGTGA
- a CDS encoding FAS1-like dehydratase domain-containing protein, translated as MTFGTFDEGRAWIGHRSEPRRAWFPIDRSMVLYYCSLVEDANPRYWEGEDCPPGLLMSLGFAPQWVPEYLARADMMFALSVPLPGHHIINASTTTEFERRPRVGDHVSIVEEVDSISEPKTTRVGTGVFITTVSTFSDQHGEVIGRNTNVLFRYDTADSEGAS; from the coding sequence ATGACGTTCGGGACCTTCGACGAGGGCCGGGCGTGGATCGGTCATCGCTCGGAACCGCGGCGTGCGTGGTTCCCGATCGACCGCTCGATGGTGTTGTACTACTGCTCGCTCGTCGAGGACGCGAACCCCCGCTATTGGGAGGGTGAGGACTGCCCGCCCGGACTGCTGATGAGCCTCGGCTTCGCGCCGCAGTGGGTGCCCGAGTACCTAGCGCGTGCGGACATGATGTTCGCGCTCAGCGTCCCGTTGCCCGGCCACCACATCATCAACGCATCAACGACGACGGAGTTCGAACGCCGGCCCCGGGTGGGCGATCATGTGTCGATTGTGGAAGAGGTCGACTCGATCTCCGAGCCGAAGACGACGCGGGTGGGCACCGGCGTGTTCATCACCACGGTGAGCACCTTCTCCGACCAGCACGGTGAGGTCATCGGCCGCAACACCAACGTGCTCTTCCGATACGACACCGCCGATAGTGAAGGCGCATCATGA
- a CDS encoding TetR/AcrR family transcriptional regulator → MAGLRRKLLLEAAADLFARQGFHAVGIDDIGAAAGVSGPAVYRHFQNKDAILRELCDAAMTELLAGARRATAAGTPTEVLHALVDLHAAFGARRRGLLAVYAREHRSLSPLATRALRRRQHSYESFWVDALVRARGDLDRERAQGLVAAVLSLLNASAHMPASLDDATIEAMLAAAAISALFSGAP, encoded by the coding sequence GTGGCCGGTTTGCGTCGCAAACTGCTCCTCGAGGCCGCCGCCGACCTGTTCGCGCGCCAAGGCTTTCACGCCGTGGGCATCGACGACATCGGTGCCGCAGCAGGGGTGAGCGGGCCGGCCGTCTACCGGCACTTTCAGAACAAGGACGCGATCCTGCGCGAACTGTGCGACGCCGCCATGACTGAGCTGCTGGCCGGCGCCCGCCGCGCCACCGCGGCCGGCACACCGACGGAGGTCCTGCACGCCCTGGTCGACCTGCACGCGGCCTTCGGCGCGCGACGACGCGGCCTGTTGGCCGTCTACGCCCGCGAGCACCGCTCGCTGTCGCCGCTGGCGACCCGTGCCCTGCGACGCCGACAGCACAGCTACGAGTCCTTCTGGGTCGACGCGCTCGTACGGGCACGCGGCGATCTGGACCGTGAGCGCGCACAGGGCCTGGTCGCCGCCGTGCTGTCATTGCTGAACGCGTCCGCGCACATGCCGGCGTCGCTGGACGACGCGACGATCGAGGCGATGCTGGCCGCCGCGGCCATTTCGGCGCTGTTCAGCGGCGCGCCGTGA
- a CDS encoding TIGR03084 family metal-binding protein: protein MAVSMQSVIADIEAETAALRELIAPLPEGPHGWDTPTPAVGWTIRDQISHLAFFDDVALRSATDPDGFSGEYLPMMADGSISPDVVAERYRPLPAADVLAWFDTSRAALVAAFANIDPATRLPWFGPPMSAVSSLTARLMETWAHGQDVVDALDATREATARLRHVAHIGVGARAFSYLTNGLDLPADPVRVELTAPDGTVWTWGPADAANRVSGPALDFCLLVTQRRHRDDTALVADGPLADQWLAIAQAFAGPPGSGRAAGQFTGRQR from the coding sequence TTGGCGGTGAGCATGCAGTCGGTAATCGCCGACATCGAGGCCGAAACGGCCGCGTTGCGCGAACTCATCGCACCGCTGCCCGAAGGTCCGCACGGCTGGGACACGCCGACTCCGGCCGTGGGCTGGACGATCCGCGACCAGATCAGCCATCTGGCCTTCTTCGACGACGTGGCGCTGCGCTCGGCCACCGACCCCGACGGGTTCAGCGGCGAATACCTGCCGATGATGGCCGACGGCAGCATCTCACCCGACGTCGTTGCCGAGCGCTACCGCCCCCTGCCGGCTGCCGACGTCCTCGCGTGGTTCGACACGTCGCGTGCAGCCCTCGTAGCCGCGTTCGCGAACATCGACCCGGCGACCCGCCTGCCGTGGTTCGGGCCGCCGATGAGCGCGGTCTCGTCGCTGACAGCGCGGCTGATGGAGACCTGGGCGCACGGCCAGGACGTCGTCGACGCTCTGGATGCGACCCGCGAGGCCACGGCACGGCTGCGGCACGTGGCCCACATCGGGGTGGGCGCGCGCGCGTTCAGCTACCTGACCAACGGTCTGGACCTGCCCGCGGACCCGGTCCGTGTCGAGCTGACCGCCCCGGACGGCACCGTCTGGACGTGGGGGCCAGCAGACGCCGCCAACCGCGTGAGCGGGCCGGCGCTGGACTTCTGCCTGCTGGTCACCCAACGCCGCCACCGCGACGACACCGCCCTGGTCGCCGACGGCCCGCTAGCCGACCAATGGCTCGCGATCGCCCAGGCCTTCGCGGGGCCGCCCGGTAGCGGACGCGCCGCGGGCCAGTTCACAGGGCGTCAGCGGTGA
- a CDS encoding LLM class flavin-dependent oxidoreductase, translating into MSTYGVSVLGADLATLVETAEAADLAGFDAAWASEFYSRSGSISMAAMAARTKRCRIGSSILYGVGRSPLVLATEARDLDELSGGRVVLGLGNGTRRMMSDWHGVEDTSAPALRMEELVPLVRRIWNLHEGPVRHEGRFYRMNLVPTGDVAPPKRAIPIITAGVRPRMCEVAGRVADGLAGHPLFTTAYVEEVARPAVVRGAERAGRDPADVEIVSMVICAVHDDPQIARREAAQQIAFYSSVKTYEPVLDVSGFAAQGAAIRDAFARRDLPAMFAAVTDDMIDAMAVAGTAAEVRDGLRRYEGVLDHIVLYSPSIGLAPERIAENIGSLIRDCAPAFAGGEGDQSG; encoded by the coding sequence GTGAGCACGTACGGCGTCTCGGTGCTCGGCGCGGACTTGGCCACCCTCGTCGAGACCGCCGAGGCTGCCGATCTCGCCGGCTTCGACGCCGCCTGGGCCTCGGAGTTCTACTCGCGCTCCGGCTCGATCTCGATGGCCGCGATGGCCGCGCGCACAAAGCGCTGCCGCATCGGGTCGTCGATCCTGTACGGCGTCGGGCGCAGCCCGCTCGTGCTCGCCACAGAGGCGCGCGACCTCGACGAGCTCTCCGGCGGGCGCGTCGTGCTCGGGCTCGGCAACGGCACACGCCGCATGATGAGCGACTGGCACGGCGTGGAGGACACCTCCGCTCCCGCTCTGCGCATGGAGGAGTTGGTCCCGCTCGTGCGTCGGATCTGGAACCTGCACGAGGGCCCAGTGCGCCACGAGGGTCGCTTCTACCGGATGAATCTCGTCCCGACCGGCGACGTCGCGCCGCCGAAGCGAGCGATCCCGATCATCACCGCGGGCGTGCGTCCGCGGATGTGCGAGGTGGCCGGGCGCGTGGCCGACGGGTTGGCTGGTCATCCGCTGTTCACCACGGCTTACGTCGAGGAGGTCGCCCGCCCAGCCGTCGTGCGCGGTGCGGAGCGGGCCGGACGCGATCCCGCCGACGTTGAGATCGTCTCGATGGTCATCTGCGCGGTGCACGACGACCCGCAGATCGCGCGTCGTGAGGCCGCGCAGCAGATCGCGTTCTACTCCTCGGTGAAGACCTACGAGCCCGTTCTCGATGTGAGCGGTTTCGCCGCGCAGGGGGCGGCCATCCGCGACGCGTTCGCGCGGCGTGACCTGCCGGCCATGTTCGCCGCGGTCACCGACGACATGATCGACGCGATGGCTGTGGCCGGCACCGCCGCCGAGGTCCGCGACGGGCTGCGCCGCTATGAGGGCGTGCTGGACCACATCGTTCTCTACTCACCCTCGATTGGCCTCGCGCCCGAACGCATCGCCGAGAACATTGGCAGCCTCATCCGCGATTGTGCGCCGGCCTTCGCCGGCGGGGAAGGTGACCAGAGTGGCTGA
- a CDS encoding acyl-CoA synthetase, translating to MQLGIGQWVTRRSLLNGGRTALISNGEHITYADLDRRTNQVAAALITLGVRRGDRVAVLLVNSTEFIEVLLSCAKIGALAVPLNVRLAGLEIGYILADSGADILVFHEQLAAQATRAVTEPGVRVRHVVRAGGVPAPGELGYEDVVSAGAPEPLGGDVDGRDPAFIMYTSGTTGRPKGAILTHDNLLWNAINVLGTDIGLRGEDVTVAVAPMFHIGGLGVHILPLLYVGGASVIMPSFEPRATLQAMADHHVTVQFMVPAMWTALTQVPDFDSFNLSALRFAMGGGSPVPLTVIDFMRERGVPFTEGFGMTETAPLVTVLDAENISKRAGSIGRVAMHVDARIVDDDDRDVATDTVGELIVRGPNVFAGYWMKAEASAEALRGGWFHTGDLGRMDAEGYITLVDRKKDMIISGGENVYPIEVEQVLFRHPAVLDAAVIGGKDSKWGERVVAIVVADPATQAPSAEEIVAWCRERLAHFKCPRDVHFVAELPRNATGKLLKTELRAQFTGITGGVVLR from the coding sequence ATGCAACTCGGCATCGGTCAGTGGGTGACCCGGCGCTCCCTCCTCAACGGCGGGCGCACCGCGTTGATCAGCAACGGCGAGCACATCACCTACGCCGACCTCGATCGGCGCACCAACCAGGTCGCCGCCGCACTCATCACCCTCGGCGTGCGCAGGGGCGATCGGGTCGCTGTGCTGCTGGTCAATTCGACCGAGTTCATCGAGGTACTGCTGAGCTGCGCCAAAATCGGCGCACTTGCAGTGCCGCTCAACGTACGCCTTGCCGGACTCGAGATCGGCTACATCCTGGCCGACTCCGGGGCCGACATCCTGGTCTTCCACGAGCAGCTGGCCGCTCAGGCCACGAGGGCCGTCACCGAGCCCGGAGTCCGCGTGCGCCACGTCGTGCGCGCCGGTGGGGTACCGGCGCCGGGTGAGCTCGGCTACGAAGACGTCGTCTCGGCGGGAGCGCCCGAACCGCTCGGCGGTGACGTCGACGGCCGCGACCCCGCGTTCATCATGTACACGTCGGGGACGACGGGCCGACCCAAGGGCGCGATCCTCACCCACGACAACCTGCTATGGAACGCGATCAACGTCCTCGGCACCGACATCGGCCTGCGGGGCGAGGACGTCACCGTCGCGGTGGCGCCGATGTTCCACATCGGCGGGCTGGGAGTACACATACTGCCGCTGCTCTACGTCGGCGGCGCCAGCGTCATCATGCCGTCCTTCGAGCCGCGAGCGACGCTGCAGGCGATGGCCGACCACCACGTCACGGTCCAGTTCATGGTGCCGGCCATGTGGACCGCACTCACGCAGGTGCCCGACTTCGACTCCTTCAATCTGTCTGCGCTGCGTTTCGCCATGGGCGGTGGGTCGCCCGTCCCCCTCACGGTCATCGATTTCATGCGCGAGCGAGGCGTGCCCTTCACCGAGGGCTTCGGCATGACCGAGACCGCTCCCCTGGTGACCGTCCTCGACGCCGAGAACATCAGCAAGCGGGCCGGGTCGATCGGCCGCGTGGCAATGCATGTCGATGCCCGCATCGTCGACGACGACGACCGCGACGTCGCGACCGACACCGTGGGCGAACTGATCGTGCGCGGCCCGAACGTGTTCGCCGGCTACTGGATGAAAGCCGAGGCGAGCGCCGAGGCGTTACGCGGGGGCTGGTTCCACACGGGCGATCTGGGGCGTATGGACGCGGAGGGCTACATCACCCTCGTCGACCGCAAGAAGGACATGATCATCTCCGGCGGCGAGAACGTCTACCCGATCGAGGTCGAGCAGGTTCTCTTCCGCCACCCGGCGGTACTCGACGCCGCCGTGATCGGCGGCAAGGACTCGAAGTGGGGCGAACGCGTCGTCGCGATCGTCGTCGCCGACCCGGCAACACAGGCACCTAGCGCCGAGGAGATCGTGGCTTGGTGCCGGGAGCGGCTGGCGCACTTCAAGTGTCCGCGCGACGTGCACTTCGTCGCCGAACTGCCGCGCAACGCCACCGGCAAGCTACTCAAGACCGAGCTTCGCGCGCAGTTCACGGGCATCACGGGCGGAGTCGTCCTGCGCTGA
- a CDS encoding MaoC/PaaZ C-terminal domain-containing protein, producing the protein MNDSTEHSMVRVPVRFEDITVGDTLTPVSIEISYKRICMNAASTWDWFPGHHDPDYARSQGQRTIYLSTLFFHGFIDRGLNEWAGPDALIRRRKISMIRSIYPGQTATLSGKVVGKRQDAGRRLVDLELLVSSEDGPCVPSEATVELADPFVEVPG; encoded by the coding sequence ATGAACGACTCCACCGAGCACAGCATGGTCCGCGTCCCCGTGCGGTTCGAGGACATCACCGTCGGCGACACCCTCACGCCCGTCTCGATCGAGATCAGCTACAAGCGCATCTGCATGAACGCGGCTTCGACATGGGACTGGTTTCCCGGTCACCACGACCCCGACTACGCGCGCAGCCAGGGCCAGCGCACGATCTACCTGTCAACCCTCTTCTTCCATGGCTTCATCGACCGCGGCCTCAACGAATGGGCCGGACCCGACGCGCTCATCCGACGCCGCAAAATCTCGATGATCCGGTCGATCTACCCGGGCCAGACCGCGACCCTGAGCGGCAAGGTCGTCGGCAAACGGCAGGACGCGGGGCGGCGCCTCGTCGACCTCGAACTGCTCGTCTCGAGTGAGGACGGTCCCTGCGTACCGAGTGAAGCCACCGTTGAGCTGGCCGACCCGTTCGTCGAGGTGCCGGGGTGA
- a CDS encoding enoyl-CoA hydratase/isomerase family protein — protein sequence MGEQPIRYEVVDSVAWLTINRPEARNALNNAVRTGLFDAVRRFNDDDAAKVLVLTGAGDKAFCAGGDLKEMAQNALKMPPKDFAPQFGRNIDVAKPTIAAVNGVAFAGGFLLAQQCDLVVAAEHATFAVSEVKVGRGSPWATPLSWLVPPRVAMQILLTGDPITAERAHQVGLVNEVVPADQLRGRTQRLALSIAANAPLSVLASKRTVYLSAQHHLAAAYDLADEIWEPVYLSDDAQEGPTAFREKRAPQWKGC from the coding sequence GTGGGCGAGCAACCGATTCGCTACGAGGTCGTCGACAGCGTGGCCTGGCTGACGATCAACCGCCCCGAGGCGCGCAACGCGCTGAACAACGCTGTGCGCACGGGGCTTTTCGACGCGGTGCGTCGCTTCAACGACGACGACGCGGCGAAGGTGCTGGTCCTCACCGGCGCAGGGGATAAGGCGTTCTGTGCCGGCGGGGACTTGAAGGAGATGGCGCAGAACGCGCTCAAGATGCCGCCGAAGGACTTCGCTCCGCAGTTCGGCCGCAACATCGACGTCGCGAAGCCGACGATCGCGGCCGTCAACGGTGTCGCGTTCGCCGGGGGCTTCCTGCTCGCGCAGCAGTGCGACCTGGTCGTGGCTGCCGAACACGCGACCTTCGCCGTCAGCGAGGTCAAGGTCGGCCGCGGTTCGCCGTGGGCAACACCGCTGTCGTGGCTGGTGCCCCCGCGCGTTGCCATGCAGATCCTGCTGACCGGCGACCCGATCACCGCCGAGCGCGCCCACCAGGTCGGCTTGGTCAACGAGGTGGTGCCGGCCGATCAGTTGCGCGGGCGTACCCAGCGGTTGGCGCTCAGCATCGCCGCGAACGCTCCGCTATCGGTGCTCGCGTCCAAGCGCACCGTGTACCTCTCGGCGCAGCACCACCTCGCCGCCGCGTACGACCTGGCCGACGAGATCTGGGAGCCGGTCTATCTGAGCGACGACGCGCAGGAAGGCCCGACGGCGTTCCGCGAGAAGCGCGCGCCGCAGTGGAAGGGATGTTGA
- a CDS encoding FAS1-like dehydratase domain-containing protein — MADASLIGTRLGRTTFPVDRSKVREFALSLGDRDPIYQDAAAARAAGFSAIPAPPTFVVSSAHWRADDDMFGALGLDLRRVLHGECGWEYFAPVFVGDELTETRRVSNVTSREGKRGGTMTMVTIETDFTNQRDELVVRQTDVLIETGGSTQ; from the coding sequence GTGGCTGACGCCTCGCTTATCGGGACGCGGCTCGGGAGGACCACGTTTCCCGTCGACCGGTCCAAAGTGCGCGAGTTCGCGCTTTCGCTCGGCGACCGTGACCCGATCTACCAGGACGCCGCAGCCGCCCGGGCCGCCGGCTTCAGCGCGATCCCCGCTCCGCCGACCTTCGTCGTCTCCTCGGCTCACTGGCGCGCCGACGACGACATGTTCGGCGCCCTCGGGCTCGACCTGCGACGCGTACTGCACGGTGAGTGCGGCTGGGAGTATTTCGCGCCGGTGTTCGTCGGCGACGAGCTCACCGAGACGCGCCGGGTGTCGAACGTGACCAGCCGCGAGGGCAAGCGCGGCGGCACCATGACAATGGTCACGATCGAGACCGACTTCACCAATCAGCGCGACGAGCTCGTCGTGCGCCAGACCGACGTCTTGATCGAAACCGGAGGCTCCACCCAATGA
- a CDS encoding acyclic terpene utilization AtuA family protein, translated as MPPGGTPGRPPTGTVSRAPWSPGHVIECGPQATGGNYAFLDEITDRRYPGFPIAEVAEDGSSVITKHPGTGGLVSVGTVTAQLLYEIAEPAYLGPDVVTHFDTIRLTQQAEDRVAISNTKGSPPPDTLKVALNEVGDFRNTMTMALTGLDIEAKAAFAEQQLLDVLGGGKPSTKSTFDCCILTCPTRRRTSRPARICVRRSRTPTRGRWAGHSPAGSWRLPWLVSPASHHHATILGDCLRHLPAGLCAALGPHARARRRPRHAARDCRPVPSRRLGSPRPRS; from the coding sequence CTGCCGCCTGGTGGCACGCCTGGGCGGCCGCCGACTGGGACTGTCTCGCGGGCGCCGTGGTCGCCCGGGCACGTCATCGAGTGCGGCCCTCAGGCGACGGGCGGCAACTACGCGTTCCTCGACGAGATCACCGACCGGCGCTACCCGGGTTTCCCGATCGCCGAGGTCGCCGAAGACGGCTCTTCGGTCATCACGAAACATCCGGGCACCGGGGGGCTCGTCTCTGTTGGAACGGTCACCGCCCAGCTGCTCTACGAGATCGCCGAACCCGCCTACCTCGGCCCCGACGTCGTGACCCACTTCGACACCATCCGACTGACACAACAGGCTGAGGATCGGGTAGCGATCAGCAACACTAAAGGCAGTCCGCCGCCGGACACGCTTAAGGTAGCATTGAACGAGGTAGGCGACTTCCGCAACACGATGACCATGGCGCTCACCGGACTCGACATCGAGGCCAAGGCGGCCTTCGCCGAGCAGCAGCTCCTCGACGTTCTCGGCGGCGGGAAGCCTTCGACGAAATCGACGTTCGACTGCTGCATTTTGACGTGCCCGACGCGCCGACGAACGAGCAGGCCTGCGCGCATCTGCGTGCGACGGTCAAGGACGCCGACCCGCGGAAGGTGGGCCGGGCATTCTCCGGCGGGGTCATGGAGATTGCCCTGGCTGGTTTCGCCGGCTTCACACCACCACGCCACCATCCTCGGAGACTGCCTTCGGCATCTACCGGCCGGCCTATGCGCCGCGCTCGGCCCTCACGCACGTGCTCGTCGACGCCCACGGCACGCGGCACGAGATTGCCGACCGGTGCCGTCCCGCCGGCTGGGATCGCCCCGCCCGCGGAGCTGA
- a CDS encoding AtuA-related protein: MRRARPSRTCSSTPTARGTRLPTGAVPPAGIAPPAELTAPSGPTRRAPLGRVLGARSGDKGGNANLGLWARDDPGYAGHASISASSGCARCSGRRRRYLRIERFELPNLRARNVVVHGLLGHGVASSTRPDAQAKASGSTCDPEWWTFPNRCSIHAEQSGAAPAPSTCCVSPSPTTSADRS, translated from the coding sequence ATGCGCCGCGCTCGGCCCTCACGCACGTGCTCGTCGACGCCCACGGCACGCGGCACGAGATTGCCGACCGGTGCCGTCCCGCCGGCTGGGATCGCCCCGCCCGCGGAGCTGACCGCACCCTCTGGGCCGACGCGGCGCGCACCCCTTGGGAGGGTCCTCGGCGCACGGTCCGGGGACAAGGGCGGCAACGCCAATCTAGGACTGTGGGCCCGCGACGACCCCGGCTACGCTGGGCACGCGAGTATCTCAGCGTCGAGCGGCTGCGCACGCTGCTCGGGCCGGAGACGGCGCTACCTGCGCATCGAGCGCTTCGAACTGCCGAACCTGCGCGCCCGCAACGTGGTCGTGCACGGATTGCTCGGTCACGGGGTGGCCTCCTCGACCCGGCCGGACGCCCAAGCCAAGGCCTCGGGGAGTACGTGCGATCCCGAGTGGTGGACATTCCCGAATCGCTGCTCGATACACGCTGAGCAATCCGGTGCGGCGCCGGCGCCGTCTACCTGCTGTGTATCCCCGAGTCCGACTACGTCAGCAGACAGGTCGTGA
- a CDS encoding acyl-CoA dehydrogenase family protein, with product MELHETEERQDLRKAVAEIAKDFGHEYYLEKSLAGGKSTELWQAVGKQGFLGVNLSEQYGGGGGGIYDMQIVGEELAAAGCPLLMTVVSPTICGTIIQAFGSEELKQQWLPGIASGETIMAFAITEPDAGSNSHNISTTAKRDGDDWVINGTKYYISGVDEAEAILVVTRTSTNDRGRGLLSLLVVPTDAPGLTKSLIPVQAVTPEKQFTLFFDDVRVPAASLIGAENEGLRQVFMGLNPERILGAALGNGIGRYALDKAAGYARERHVWGAPIGSHQGVSHPLAHAKIQVELARLMTQRAASLHDAGDPGSGEASNMAKYAAAEAGILALDQAIQTHGGNGMATEYGLATLWGPARLMRTAPISREMILNFVAQHSLNLPASY from the coding sequence ATGGAATTGCACGAGACAGAGGAACGTCAGGACCTGCGCAAGGCGGTCGCCGAGATCGCCAAGGACTTCGGACACGAGTACTACCTGGAAAAGTCGCTGGCCGGCGGGAAGAGCACCGAGCTGTGGCAGGCCGTAGGCAAACAGGGCTTCCTCGGGGTGAACCTTTCCGAGCAGTACGGCGGCGGCGGCGGCGGTATCTACGACATGCAGATCGTCGGTGAGGAGCTCGCCGCGGCGGGCTGCCCGCTGCTGATGACCGTCGTCTCGCCGACCATCTGCGGCACGATCATCCAGGCATTCGGCAGTGAGGAACTCAAGCAGCAGTGGCTGCCGGGCATCGCCAGCGGCGAGACGATCATGGCCTTCGCGATCACCGAGCCGGACGCGGGCTCGAACTCGCACAACATCTCCACGACCGCGAAACGCGACGGTGACGACTGGGTCATCAACGGCACCAAGTACTACATCTCCGGTGTCGACGAGGCCGAGGCGATCCTGGTCGTCACCCGCACCTCTACCAACGACCGTGGCCGCGGGCTTCTCAGCCTGCTCGTCGTGCCCACCGATGCCCCCGGGCTGACCAAGTCGCTCATCCCGGTGCAGGCGGTGACTCCGGAGAAACAGTTCACTCTGTTCTTCGACGACGTCCGGGTGCCAGCAGCCAGCCTGATCGGTGCGGAGAACGAGGGCCTGCGCCAAGTCTTCATGGGCCTGAACCCGGAGCGAATCTTGGGGGCAGCGCTCGGCAACGGCATCGGTCGTTACGCGCTCGACAAGGCGGCCGGTTACGCCCGTGAACGCCACGTGTGGGGCGCGCCGATCGGCTCGCACCAGGGCGTATCGCACCCGCTTGCCCACGCCAAGATCCAGGTTGAGCTGGCTCGGTTGATGACCCAGCGTGCCGCCTCCCTGCACGACGCCGGCGACCCCGGGTCGGGTGAGGCGTCGAACATGGCGAAATATGCCGCAGCCGAGGCGGGCATCCTGGCGCTCGACCAGGCAATTCAGACCCACGGTGGCAACGGCATGGCCACCGAGTACGGCCTCGCCACGTTGTGGGGTCCGGCCCGGCTCATGCGCACCGCCCCGATCAGCCGCGAGATGATCCTCAACTTCGTGGCGCAGCACAGCCTGAATCTTCCCGCGTCCTACTGA
- a CDS encoding dihydroxy-acid dehydratase encodes MTTSSAPVALAAGDEMPTSQFGPLTRSHIVRYAGAGGDFNPIHHDEEFARAAGMPGVFGMGLLHGGVLAQRLTAWVGLANIRSFGIRFTGQVWPGDLLSFAGRVTGVREAGGQQVADLELVVTRQTGEPAIKGSAVVLVAS; translated from the coding sequence ATGACGACATCCTCCGCACCGGTGGCGTTGGCCGCCGGCGACGAGATGCCGACCTCACAGTTCGGCCCGCTGACGCGCTCACACATCGTTCGCTACGCCGGCGCCGGCGGCGACTTCAACCCGATCCACCACGACGAAGAGTTCGCCCGCGCGGCCGGCATGCCCGGTGTGTTCGGCATGGGACTGCTGCACGGCGGCGTGCTCGCCCAGCGGCTGACCGCCTGGGTAGGTCTGGCCAACATCCGCTCGTTCGGCATCCGTTTCACCGGTCAGGTATGGCCCGGTGACCTGCTCAGCTTCGCCGGCAGGGTCACCGGCGTGCGTGAGGCCGGAGGGCAGCAGGTGGCCGACCTCGAACTCGTGGTCACGCGCCAGACCGGCGAACCCGCGATAAAGGGGAGCGCCGTCGTGCTGGTGGCCTCGTGA